One window from the genome of Halictus rubicundus isolate RS-2024b chromosome 7, iyHalRubi1_principal, whole genome shotgun sequence encodes:
- the Tbc1d23 gene encoding TBC1 domain family member 23 isoform X2, protein MALQEDENTWVLELEAALLDTVSPSASDIYAICKGQAVPTNLRPDVWQACLDVTDRGNQLSHFNEVFDLPEQNVVREDCQQLVAKLGNDDEDKVSVVSDLESILTFYCKSKGKEYKRGNGWLELLGPLIALKLPRSATYNLFETIIDIYIPRDETYSSVLRLLLLYHEPELCCFLDTKRVSPDQYTKGWVTTLFAGVCSLPAVCTMWDLYFMQADPFFMLFLSLIMVINAREQILSMMSNDKQSIIDAIAALPCALEAEDVTDFCSLAQYYAMKTPASFKQDLYPVMFGEGSDGKYISHALCLPVSAQELVENSIESPSVPNTSVESVRFFLVDCRPAEQYNAGHLPTAFHLDCNLMLQEPAAFSTAVQGLLQAQRQALAVGSQAGGEHLCFLGSGRQEEDRYTHMVVSFFLQRHTQYVSMVTSGYQAIHEYFGDEVVSSLVDHNSQHCLVCNANMSETNSNETSPVKVKNNNSDFLGKIKKVKGKLFDYIVNPSASVHNNVENRNGKDPEYTKRQKKTAPVFSIDDDQESDMVMTNHESEEPVEVVSIQQWMKDPKLLHSFKCQEVKVNRDLCDSILLVTDTHLIVLREIPERKGAAHVIVKRPLTSIVKITSRKRNPDLITFKYGTTQYNDTVISDMDKFLIPNATEATKLITQRILEQLETTN, encoded by the exons ATGGCACTACAAGAGGACGAAAACACCTG GGTTCTGGAGCTGGAAGCAGCTTTGCTGGATACTGTGTCGCCATCAGCATCTGATATATATGCAATTTGCAAGGGACAAGCTGTTCCGACGAATCTAAGGCCAGACGTATGGCAAGCTTGTTTAGATGTTACTGATCGAGGCAATCAATTAAGTCATTTTAACGAAGTTTTCGATTTACCCGAACAAAATGTTGTTCGTGAAGATTGTCAGCAATTGGTTG CAAAGTTAGGAAACGACGATGAGGATAAAGTATCTGTTGTTTCCGATTTAGAGtctattttaacattttattgCAAGAGCAAAGGGAAAGAATATAAGAGAGGGAATGGATGGCTGGAGTTATTGGGTCCTTTAATAGCTTTAAAACTTCCTCGTAGCGCtacatataatttattcgagacAATAATAGATATTTATATTCCTAG AGATGAAACCTACAGTTCTGTATTAAGATTATTATTGCTTTACCACGAACCAGAATTATGCTGTTTCTTGGACACGAAAagagtgtcgccagatcaatacaCGAAAGGATGGGTAACCACTTTGTTCGCTGGTGTGTGTTCACTACCAGCTGTATGTACAATGTGGGATTTGTATTTTATGCAAGCCGATCCGTTCTTCATGTTATTTCTTTCTCTTATTATGGTGATAAACGCTAG GGAGCAAATTTTAAGTATGATGAGCAACGATAAACAGAGTATAATAGATGCGATAGCTGCTCTGCCTTGTGCTTTAGAAGCGGAGGATGTGACAGACTTTTGCTCTCTGGCGCAATACTACGCGATGAAGACGCCAGCCTCTTTTAAACAGGATTTGTACCCTGTGATGTTCGGCGAAGGTTCCGACGGGAAATATATATCGCACGCGTTATGCTTGCCTGTGTCGGCTCAAGAATTAGTCGAGAACTCTATTGAAAGTCCGTCCGTACCAAACACATCCGTTGAATCAGTCAGATTTTTCCTAGTGGACTGCAGACCAGCCGAGCAATACAATGCTGGACATCTGCCAACAGCGTTTCATTTAGATTGTAATTTG ATGCTACAAGAACCGGCTGCGTTCTCCACAGCGGTGCAAGGATTATTGCAGGCACAACGACAAGCGCTGGCTGTTGGGTCGCAAGCTGGCGGTGAACATCTTTGCTTTTTGGGAAGTGGTAGGCAAGAAGAGGATCGTTATACACACATGGTAGTTTCGTTCTTCTTGCAGAGGCACACACAGTACGTCAGCATGGTCACGTCCGGATATCAAG CCATACACGAGTACTTTGGTGACGAAGTCGTTTCTAGTCTCGTCGATCACAATTCGCAGCATTGTTTAGTATGTAATGCTAACATGTCCGAAACGAATTCTAACGAAACAAGTCCAGTCAAGGTCAAGAATAACAATTCCGACTTCCTCGGGAAGATAAAGAAAGTAAAAGGAAAGTTGTTTGATTATATTGTCAATCCATCAGCAAGTGTTCATAACAACGTGGAGAATAGGAATGGTAAAGATCCAGAGTATACTAAACGGCAAAAGAAAACCGCCCCTGTATTTAGCATAGATGATGATCAGGAATCGG ATATGGTTATGACGAATCACGAGAGCGAAGAACCGGTCGAAGTAGTCTCCATCCAACAATGGATGAAGGATCCGAAATTACTACATTCCTTTAAATGCCAAGAAGTGAAAGTGAATAGAGATCTCTGTGATAG TATACTTTTGGTTACTGACACTCACCTTATTGTACTTCGGGAAATACCAGAACGAAAAGGTGCGGCGCACGTAATTGTCAAGCGTCCGTTGACGAGTATTGTTAAGATTACCTCTAGAAAACGAAACCCGGATTTGATCACGTTCAAATACGGTACAACGCAGTACAATGACACGGTCATCTCGGACATGGACAAATTTCTAATTCCTAACGCGACCGAGGCCACAAAATTGATCACACAGCGAATCCTGGAACAATTGGAAACAACCAATTAA
- the Tbc1d23 gene encoding TBC1 domain family member 23 isoform X1, translating to MALQEDENTWVLELEAALLDTVSPSASDIYAICKGQAVPTNLRPDVWQACLDVTDRGNQLSHFNEVFDLPEQNVVREDCQQLVAKLGNDDEDKVSVVSDLESILTFYCKSKGKEYKRGNGWLELLGPLIALKLPRSATYNLFETIIDIYIPRYGIESDYYPRNNNKCNFYLYVCIFRDETYSSVLRLLLLYHEPELCCFLDTKRVSPDQYTKGWVTTLFAGVCSLPAVCTMWDLYFMQADPFFMLFLSLIMVINAREQILSMMSNDKQSIIDAIAALPCALEAEDVTDFCSLAQYYAMKTPASFKQDLYPVMFGEGSDGKYISHALCLPVSAQELVENSIESPSVPNTSVESVRFFLVDCRPAEQYNAGHLPTAFHLDCNLMLQEPAAFSTAVQGLLQAQRQALAVGSQAGGEHLCFLGSGRQEEDRYTHMVVSFFLQRHTQYVSMVTSGYQAIHEYFGDEVVSSLVDHNSQHCLVCNANMSETNSNETSPVKVKNNNSDFLGKIKKVKGKLFDYIVNPSASVHNNVENRNGKDPEYTKRQKKTAPVFSIDDDQESDMVMTNHESEEPVEVVSIQQWMKDPKLLHSFKCQEVKVNRDLCDSILLVTDTHLIVLREIPERKGAAHVIVKRPLTSIVKITSRKRNPDLITFKYGTTQYNDTVISDMDKFLIPNATEATKLITQRILEQLETTN from the exons ATGGCACTACAAGAGGACGAAAACACCTG GGTTCTGGAGCTGGAAGCAGCTTTGCTGGATACTGTGTCGCCATCAGCATCTGATATATATGCAATTTGCAAGGGACAAGCTGTTCCGACGAATCTAAGGCCAGACGTATGGCAAGCTTGTTTAGATGTTACTGATCGAGGCAATCAATTAAGTCATTTTAACGAAGTTTTCGATTTACCCGAACAAAATGTTGTTCGTGAAGATTGTCAGCAATTGGTTG CAAAGTTAGGAAACGACGATGAGGATAAAGTATCTGTTGTTTCCGATTTAGAGtctattttaacattttattgCAAGAGCAAAGGGAAAGAATATAAGAGAGGGAATGGATGGCTGGAGTTATTGGGTCCTTTAATAGCTTTAAAACTTCCTCGTAGCGCtacatataatttattcgagacAATAATAGATATTTATATTCCTAGGTACGGTATCGAATCAGATTATTATCCACGAAATAACAACAAATGCAATTTCTATCTCTATGTATGCATTTTCAGAGATGAAACCTACAGTTCTGTATTAAGATTATTATTGCTTTACCACGAACCAGAATTATGCTGTTTCTTGGACACGAAAagagtgtcgccagatcaatacaCGAAAGGATGGGTAACCACTTTGTTCGCTGGTGTGTGTTCACTACCAGCTGTATGTACAATGTGGGATTTGTATTTTATGCAAGCCGATCCGTTCTTCATGTTATTTCTTTCTCTTATTATGGTGATAAACGCTAG GGAGCAAATTTTAAGTATGATGAGCAACGATAAACAGAGTATAATAGATGCGATAGCTGCTCTGCCTTGTGCTTTAGAAGCGGAGGATGTGACAGACTTTTGCTCTCTGGCGCAATACTACGCGATGAAGACGCCAGCCTCTTTTAAACAGGATTTGTACCCTGTGATGTTCGGCGAAGGTTCCGACGGGAAATATATATCGCACGCGTTATGCTTGCCTGTGTCGGCTCAAGAATTAGTCGAGAACTCTATTGAAAGTCCGTCCGTACCAAACACATCCGTTGAATCAGTCAGATTTTTCCTAGTGGACTGCAGACCAGCCGAGCAATACAATGCTGGACATCTGCCAACAGCGTTTCATTTAGATTGTAATTTG ATGCTACAAGAACCGGCTGCGTTCTCCACAGCGGTGCAAGGATTATTGCAGGCACAACGACAAGCGCTGGCTGTTGGGTCGCAAGCTGGCGGTGAACATCTTTGCTTTTTGGGAAGTGGTAGGCAAGAAGAGGATCGTTATACACACATGGTAGTTTCGTTCTTCTTGCAGAGGCACACACAGTACGTCAGCATGGTCACGTCCGGATATCAAG CCATACACGAGTACTTTGGTGACGAAGTCGTTTCTAGTCTCGTCGATCACAATTCGCAGCATTGTTTAGTATGTAATGCTAACATGTCCGAAACGAATTCTAACGAAACAAGTCCAGTCAAGGTCAAGAATAACAATTCCGACTTCCTCGGGAAGATAAAGAAAGTAAAAGGAAAGTTGTTTGATTATATTGTCAATCCATCAGCAAGTGTTCATAACAACGTGGAGAATAGGAATGGTAAAGATCCAGAGTATACTAAACGGCAAAAGAAAACCGCCCCTGTATTTAGCATAGATGATGATCAGGAATCGG ATATGGTTATGACGAATCACGAGAGCGAAGAACCGGTCGAAGTAGTCTCCATCCAACAATGGATGAAGGATCCGAAATTACTACATTCCTTTAAATGCCAAGAAGTGAAAGTGAATAGAGATCTCTGTGATAG TATACTTTTGGTTACTGACACTCACCTTATTGTACTTCGGGAAATACCAGAACGAAAAGGTGCGGCGCACGTAATTGTCAAGCGTCCGTTGACGAGTATTGTTAAGATTACCTCTAGAAAACGAAACCCGGATTTGATCACGTTCAAATACGGTACAACGCAGTACAATGACACGGTCATCTCGGACATGGACAAATTTCTAATTCCTAACGCGACCGAGGCCACAAAATTGATCACACAGCGAATCCTGGAACAATTGGAAACAACCAATTAA
- the Senju gene encoding UDP-galactose transporter senju, translating to MGSINWGELFPGRWSLVIFVSYMALFVNQGIIVTWSQRNGHYEYNIVMVVLMTEVLKFLASATLYCKDNSIRSFCQEIIRNKRVLLLYIIPSALYCLYNNLAFINLAAFDPTTYYVLLQFRVVVTGIIFQIIFNTKLSTKQWVSLIILTIGCMVKHIDLDYDASIFNYNINLSSNVILILVQTICSCLAGVCNEYLLKEPGANINIFVQNAFMYIDSIFCNFLVFMVLYVTQSSSSDMFSNIHPSVLLQPKIMLIMLNNTAVGIITSFFLKNLNSVLKTFASALELVFTAVLCWFIFSIPIHLNTVISIVMVSCAVILYSQNPVGNVRTKDYTLLNSDSQRSIV from the exons ATGGGATCTATAAATTGGGGGGAATTATTTCCAGGAAGATGGAGCCTTGTCATTTTTGTTTCCTATATGGCCCTTTTCGTGAACCAAG GTATCATTGTAACTTGGTCACAAAGAAATGGGCACTATGAATATAATATTGTTATGGTAGTATTAATGACAGAAGTGTTGAAATTTTTAGCTTCAGCAACATTGTACTGCAAGGA CAATAGTATTAGGAGCTTTTGCCAAGAAATCATAAGAAATAAACGAG tGTTGCTATTGTATATAATACCTTCAGCTCTGTATTGTCTGTACAATAATCTGGCATTTATTAACTTGGCTGCATTTGATCCGACAACTTACTATGTGTTACTACAATTTCGCGTTGTCGTAACTGGAATTATTTTCCAG ataattttcaatacaaaattGTCCACGAAACAATGGGTTTCGCTTATAATATTAACCATCGGATGTATGGTGAAACATATAGATCTAGATTATGATGCCAGtatttttaattacaatatTAACTTAAGTAGTAATGTAATCCTCATACTTGTACAG acgATTTGTTCCTGTTTGGCCGGAGTATGCAATGAATACCTGTTGAAGGAACCAGGAGCGAATATcaatatttttgtacaaaatgcATTTATGTACATCGAcagtattttttgtaatttcttagTATTTATGGTACTATACGTCACGCAGAGTAGTTCGTCGGATATGTTTAGTAATATTCATCCAAGTGTATTActgcaaccaaaaattatgtTAATTATGCTGAATAATACAGCAGTCGGAATAATCACTAGTTTTTTCCTGAAAAACTTGAATTCTGTATTAAAAACTTTTGCTAGTGCGCTGGAGCTGGTGTTTACCGCAGTTTTATGTTGGTTTATATTCAGTATTCCTATTCACCTGAACACAGTGATATCTATTGTTATGGTAAGTTGCGCGGTCATACTGTACTCGCAAAATCCAGTGGGGAATGTTAGGACCAAAGATTATACTCTCCTGAATAGCGATAGTCAAAGATCGATAGTATAA